In Deltaproteobacteria bacterium, the following are encoded in one genomic region:
- a CDS encoding SBBP repeat-containing protein produces the protein MVQKIHQRLRWSAIMVSGVLLAACTPRHNGLPQPLPPAPALTPPVRIAPPPATPALHATYGKLPLAFELNQGQSDPAVQFLARGRGYALFLTPAEAVLALEQAAGNGHQATRCGERHVGATPCGRPGGGQAREPAPTTSAVIRLQLAQANPQPRMEGLDALPGKVNYFLGNDPSQWRTNVTTYAKVKYRDVYPGIDVVYYGNQEGRLEHDFIVAPGADPSVIQFSLRDHAGAELPLTADAEGNLLVQIADATLRLGKPLVYQEIDGVRQEVAGSYTRDAALSPQHSALRTGAVGFQVASYDSAYPLVIDPVLVYSTYLGGTSFDAGTDIATDATGNAYVVGLTASATFPASPLPPTAAISGNDVFIAKLDPSGSALVYAVYLGGSQADGGFSSFGRDPTLAVDTVGNVYVTGTTNSPDFPTVHAFQSDLGGLDAFMAKIDASGSTLLYSTYLGGGSVDEGANIAADADGNAYIAGRTFSLDFLGVFTAIAPPDGFVVKIDPTKSGPAALIYSTFLGGAGPDAAIGIAVDASKNAYVTGETISRDFPTTTGAFDTSCGTDGICDSFNKLDAFVAKLDVSGVVEYSTYFGGRENDEGFDIALDADGNAYITGETNSSDFPTTVGAFDTDCSGNGDSICAGGDFDAFVLKMNAVGTALVYSTYLGGSDFEDGHAIALDDNRNAYVTGETDSVDFPLGNPIQPSYISGGDVYAIKLNASGDSIVYSSYLGGNDFEEGLGIAIDSAGGAYMTGLTDSGNFPTLTPLQSGNAGDSDAFVVKLDFSLDVDSDGDGLSDAQDNCPDMQNLVQLDADGDGFGDGCDADQDNDGVPDSSDSCPAAWNPLGQSNDRDGDGVPDACDNCLFVANPDQLDADHNGRGDVCEIAVDLPEPKRPRHGRGRPLDPAVTDSDGDGLTDAVEAARGLAPGNPDSDGDGVKDGADNCPLPGFANADQQDTDHDTLGDVCDGDDDGDFVQDANDNCPLVANTDQRNADDDPLGDACDPDGDGDGFPSVAAGGTDCDDQAASVYPGAKEIPGNNRDDDCDASTLDRQLALVLDVNDPSDPKANAATWLPTVGRRAVLTARVMDELHQSVGSPVDTLTIGGSSALPGQYTNDENPDPSPDYVVESSGGNQAVVQAQDYGGFLTLQATATLTLADGTRVVLQQTFTLPSDRDHDGLPDAWEDQFGELDPDEDFDTSVGNPYVGDGLTAFEEYRGFVWGPPLVRVGPDATYQTPVYVPQGPVTHVRSHPFRKDLFLKWSGYGGASPFALGTAFSEDAGLEVHGCDAAVSAGEAHLDAVEVANDQTGTYQGADGHINKRGVRDWIWDTKGASGQGDATTYGSPVTYQLPLDDYFADRPYVDGAPQDGQLNPVTAAAVEDGNDNAVLDIRKGLNEDKIKNGNLDGDQFVPGRFDQALSALDLDHDGMVELPVVNLPSQIDGQFEYSKAQVVMSTITHEVGHALGLTHNQDATCLMYEQSPNWSRAGCLSPSSKAEIQIHNE, from the coding sequence ATGGTGCAAAAGATCCACCAGCGGCTGCGCTGGAGCGCGATAATGGTGAGCGGGGTGCTGCTCGCCGCTTGTACGCCGCGCCACAATGGTTTGCCGCAACCGCTTCCGCCAGCTCCTGCTCTCACTCCGCCGGTACGGATCGCGCCGCCTCCTGCTACACCCGCCCTGCACGCAACCTACGGCAAACTGCCGCTGGCGTTCGAGTTGAACCAAGGGCAGAGCGATCCTGCCGTGCAGTTCTTAGCCCGGGGGCGGGGCTATGCCCTGTTCCTGACGCCCGCTGAAGCGGTGCTGGCGCTCGAACAGGCAGCAGGCAACGGGCACCAGGCAACGCGATGCGGGGAGCGGCACGTAGGGGCGACCCCCTGTGGTCGCCCGGGAGGTGGGCAGGCACGGGAGCCTGCCCCTACAACTTCCGCCGTCATCCGGCTGCAACTGGCCCAGGCCAACCCCCAACCCCGCATGGAAGGGCTGGACGCCTTGCCGGGTAAGGTGAATTACTTCCTGGGTAACGATCCGAGTCAATGGCGCACGAACGTGACGACTTATGCCAAGGTCAAGTATCGTGACGTGTATCCTGGCATTGATGTGGTGTACTACGGCAACCAAGAAGGACGCCTAGAGCATGACTTCATCGTCGCGCCGGGTGCCGATCCCAGCGTGATCCAATTCAGCCTCCGTGACCACGCCGGAGCCGAGTTACCGCTGACGGCAGATGCCGAGGGCAATCTGCTGGTGCAGATAGCAGACGCGACCCTGCGGTTAGGCAAGCCACTAGTCTATCAAGAGATCGACGGGGTGCGGCAGGAAGTGGCCGGCAGCTACACTCGGGACGCAGCCCTCAGTCCTCAGCACTCAGCACTTAGGACTGGGGCGGTAGGGTTTCAGGTGGCATCCTACGACTCGGCCTATCCCCTTGTCATCGACCCAGTACTGGTTTACTCCACCTATCTGGGAGGCACTAGCTTTGATGCTGGGACGGATATTGCCACGGATGCCACTGGGAATGCCTATGTCGTCGGCCTGACTGCTTCCGCTACCTTCCCCGCTAGTCCTTTGCCGCCTACTGCCGCTATTAGTGGGAACGATGTTTTTATCGCGAAGCTCGATCCGAGCGGTTCTGCGCTCGTCTATGCTGTCTATCTAGGTGGGAGTCAAGCAGACGGTGGCTTTTCTAGTTTCGGTCGGGACCCCACTCTTGCCGTGGACACTGTGGGAAATGTCTATGTGACCGGTACTACAAATTCGCCCGATTTTCCCACAGTGCATGCTTTTCAATCGGACCTTGGCGGTCTTGATGCCTTTATGGCCAAAATCGACGCGAGCGGCTCCACGTTGTTGTACTCGACCTACCTGGGCGGTGGATCCGTGGACGAAGGCGCTAATATTGCGGCAGATGCTGACGGTAACGCTTATATAGCGGGAAGAACTTTTTCGCTCGATTTTCTTGGTGTGTTTACAGCTATTGCTCCGCCTGACGGCTTTGTAGTGAAAATCGACCCTACTAAGTCCGGCCCCGCCGCCTTGATCTATTCGACCTTCCTCGGCGGCGCTGGCCCGGATGCAGCGATAGGAATCGCAGTAGACGCCTCTAAAAACGCTTATGTGACGGGGGAGACTATCTCCCGCGACTTCCCTACGACGACGGGTGCTTTCGATACGAGCTGTGGTACGGATGGTATCTGCGATAGTTTTAATAAACTCGATGCATTCGTCGCAAAGCTCGATGTGTCAGGGGTTGTGGAATATTCTACTTACTTCGGTGGAAGGGAAAATGACGAAGGTTTCGATATCGCGCTGGACGCCGACGGCAACGCCTACATTACAGGGGAAACGAATTCGTCTGATTTTCCGACGACCGTGGGGGCGTTCGATACGGACTGTAGCGGCAACGGAGATAGCATTTGCGCCGGAGGAGACTTCGATGCGTTCGTGTTGAAAATGAACGCAGTTGGTACAGCCTTGGTCTATTCGACTTACCTTGGGGGGAGTGACTTCGAAGATGGTCACGCGATTGCCTTGGATGACAACCGCAATGCGTACGTGACAGGGGAGACAGATTCAGTTGATTTCCCTTTGGGGAATCCGATACAGCCCTCCTATATAAGCGGCGGCGATGTTTATGCGATCAAACTGAATGCTTCTGGCGATTCGATAGTCTATTCCTCCTATCTTGGGGGGAATGACTTCGAAGAGGGTCTTGGCATTGCGATCGATAGTGCCGGTGGCGCATACATGACGGGGCTAACCGATTCCGGCAACTTTCCTACCTTGACCCCATTACAATCCGGCAACGCTGGCGACTCCGACGCTTTCGTGGTGAAGCTGGACTTCTCGCTCGACGTGGACAGCGACGGGGACGGGCTGTCGGACGCGCAAGACAACTGCCCCGATATGCAGAACCTCGTCCAGCTCGATGCGGACGGGGATGGATTTGGCGATGGCTGCGACGCCGATCAGGATAACGACGGCGTACCCGATAGTAGCGATAGCTGTCCGGCGGCGTGGAACCCCTTGGGACAAAGTAACGACCGTGACGGCGACGGGGTGCCCGACGCCTGTGACAACTGCCTGTTCGTGGCCAACCCCGACCAACTCGATGCCGACCACAACGGCCGCGGCGATGTCTGCGAGATCGCCGTCGATCTCCCCGAACCCAAACGCCCCCGGCACGGTAGAGGCCGGCCACTGGACCCGGCGGTGACCGATAGCGATGGAGACGGCCTGACCGACGCGGTGGAGGCCGCGCGGGGGCTCGCGCCCGGCAACCCCGACAGCGACGGGGATGGCGTCAAGGATGGGGCGGATAACTGCCCGCTGCCGGGGTTTGCTAATGCCGATCAACAAGATACCGACCATGACACGTTGGGGGATGTCTGCGACGGCGACGATGACGGGGACTTTGTCCAGGACGCGAACGATAACTGCCCGTTGGTAGCGAACACCGATCAGCGCAATGCCGATGACGATCCGCTGGGGGATGCCTGTGACCCGGACGGGGACGGGGATGGCTTTCCGTCCGTAGCCGCCGGAGGCACGGACTGCGACGATCAGGCAGCGAGCGTCTACCCCGGGGCGAAAGAGATCCCCGGCAATAATCGCGACGATGATTGTGACGCGAGCACGCTCGACCGGCAATTGGCGTTGGTGTTGGACGTGAACGATCCCAGTGACCCGAAAGCAAATGCCGCCACCTGGCTGCCCACCGTGGGGCGGAGAGCGGTGCTCACGGCCCGGGTGATGGACGAGCTGCATCAGAGTGTGGGCAGTCCCGTCGACACGCTCACCATCGGCGGCAGCAGCGCCCTACCTGGGCAGTACACCAACGATGAGAATCCCGACCCGAGTCCGGACTACGTGGTGGAGAGCAGCGGCGGCAATCAGGCGGTGGTCCAAGCCCAGGACTACGGCGGGTTCCTCACGCTCCAGGCCACGGCGACACTGACATTGGCGGACGGGACGCGGGTCGTGCTGCAACAGACCTTCACCTTGCCGAGTGATCGGGACCACGACGGATTACCGGATGCGTGGGAAGACCAGTTCGGGGAGCTTGATCCCGACGAAGACTTCGACACCAGCGTGGGCAACCCCTATGTCGGCGATGGGCTGACCGCCTTCGAGGAATATCGGGGCTTCGTGTGGGGGCCGCCGTTAGTGCGGGTGGGACCGGATGCCACGTACCAGACGCCGGTGTACGTGCCGCAGGGGCCAGTGACACACGTGCGCAGTCACCCCTTCCGCAAAGATCTCTTCCTCAAGTGGAGCGGGTACGGCGGTGCCAGTCCCTTTGCGTTGGGGACGGCCTTCAGTGAGGATGCCGGGCTCGAGGTGCATGGGTGCGATGCCGCCGTGTCAGCTGGCGAGGCGCATCTCGATGCCGTGGAGGTGGCGAACGACCAGACGGGGACCTATCAAGGGGCCGATGGGCATATCAACAAGCGGGGGGTGCGGGATTGGATCTGGGACACCAAAGGGGCCAGCGGGCAAGGGGACGCGACCACGTATGGCAGCCCGGTGACCTATCAGCTCCCGCTCGACGATTACTTTGCGGATCGGCCGTATGTGGATGGTGCTCCGCAGGATGGGCAGCTCAACCCGGTGACGGCGGCGGCGGTGGAGGATGGGAACGACAACGCGGTCTTGGATATCCGCAAGGGACTCAACGAGGACAAGATCAAGAACGGGAACTTGGATGGGGATCAATTCGTGCCGGGGCGATTTGACCAAGCGTTGTCGGCGTTAGACCTGGACCACGACGGCATGGTGGAATTACCGGTAGTGAACTTGCCGAGTCAGATCGATGGGCAGTTCGAGTACAGCAAGGCGCAGGTGGTGATGAGTACGATCACGCACGAGGTGGGGCATGCGTTGGGCCTCACGCACAATCAAGACGCGACCTGTTTGATGTACGAGCAGTCACCGAACTGGAGTCGGGCTGGATGTCTCAGCCCCAGCTCCAAGGCGGAGATTCAGATTCATAATGAGTAA
- a CDS encoding putative metal-binding motif-containing protein, whose protein sequence is MAYADPPPIHVNLVFEKATYSLAPLPGTSPPEPEPIKFAVTLENTGALTLFAQEDFSTSPLELLVTFVGPDGKGITAPKLSELELEGPPPRILLVGDTYVQVDPVESLAPGDIASVVVPDAHSFYPLNQCGHYTAKVTVPIRTYPVVSRTFGGIDYADLGSANFAGVVESSPVRFLLTADADNDGSTCPDDCDDANPAVHPGLAEITGNGIDDDCNPATLDAVPVPPARVLLTAKKKRTLVDGVIVRLFDNSKRSCPSQFKGKKKVKSIWLSCTSLFDGLTGVADPGQLALAVPPGNYLLIAEYDPDATSMNGNELLIAASLGKLKSGKLKKGTINIKEKRPPRSGALEEEEEIAPDLPEEEE, encoded by the coding sequence ATGGCTTACGCCGATCCGCCGCCGATCCATGTCAATTTGGTATTCGAGAAGGCGACGTACAGTCTCGCGCCGCTGCCGGGAACGTCGCCGCCCGAACCTGAGCCGATCAAATTTGCCGTCACGCTGGAAAATACCGGCGCGCTGACTCTCTTTGCGCAGGAGGATTTCAGCACTTCGCCGCTGGAGTTGCTGGTCACATTTGTGGGACCGGACGGGAAAGGCATCACTGCGCCGAAACTCAGCGAACTCGAATTAGAAGGGCCGCCGCCGCGCATCTTACTTGTCGGTGACACCTACGTGCAGGTCGATCCGGTCGAGTCGCTTGCGCCGGGAGATATCGCGTCGGTCGTGGTCCCGGACGCGCATAGTTTTTACCCGCTGAACCAGTGCGGACACTACACCGCCAAGGTGACCGTGCCCATTCGTACCTATCCTGTCGTCAGCCGGACCTTTGGCGGCATCGACTACGCCGACCTGGGCTCGGCGAATTTTGCCGGTGTGGTGGAGTCGAGTCCGGTGAGGTTTCTCCTGACCGCCGATGCCGACAACGATGGTTCCACCTGTCCGGACGACTGTGACGATGCGAATCCCGCCGTGCATCCCGGTTTGGCGGAGATCACGGGCAATGGGATCGATGACGATTGTAATCCGGCAACGTTGGACGCCGTGCCGGTCCCGCCCGCGCGGGTGCTGCTGACGGCCAAGAAGAAAAGGACGCTGGTCGATGGCGTGATCGTTCGGTTGTTCGATAACAGCAAAAGATCTTGTCCCTCCCAATTCAAAGGAAAAAAGAAAGTGAAGTCGATCTGGCTCAGTTGCACCTCGCTCTTCGATGGCTTGACCGGGGTTGCCGATCCTGGTCAGCTAGCCCTGGCTGTCCCTCCAGGCAATTACCTCCTGATCGCGGAGTACGATCCTGACGCGACCTCGATGAACGGCAATGAGCTGCTCATCGCCGCTTCGCTGGGCAAGCTCAAATCTGGGAAGCTCAAGAAAGGGACCATCAACATCAAAGAAAAACGCCCGCCACGGAGCGGAGCGCTGGAAGAGGAGGAGGAAATCGCCCCGGACTTGCCGGAGGAAGAGGAGTAG
- the lnt gene encoding apolipoprotein N-acyltransferase — protein MQAALLSLSSSLLLVLAFPAFDFAFLAWIALVPLFLAIAEQPCGRAFALAFLAGVGFFTSLFAWILSLASFTVLDFVAGGFYLGAYIGAFGFIFVWLLRRTRLPACFIAPPVWIVMEYLRAHVGFLSLPWGFLGHTQYRSPLLTQIAALTGVYGVSSLVVTTNAALSDLFLLWRRSQLAGWKPLRKQLLAPMAMLGSVWGVTLLYGWWTLATPLSAETLKVTVVQGNISQELKWKREFHKRNLEAYVELTREAHRRDPAALTIWPESSFPGSLTKDWSLASVIGALLKEINTPLLIGSLERPEKDSEGRGNEVWFNSASLAVPRRGIPGQYQKIHLLPFGEYLPFAELFPWPARLQAASQIRPLLPGKDYTVFDLDGRRFSVLICWENLFPELARTFVAGGAEFLVNMTNEAWFSDPAASRQFLAISVFRAVENRVALVRAANTGVSSFIDPYGRVLARVQDEAGKDLFVAGHLTREVPLMHVRTFYNAYGDLWVGCHVVALAGLCFFVRPESRVR, from the coding sequence ATGCAAGCCGCTCTGCTCTCCCTCTCGTCCAGCCTGCTGCTCGTTCTTGCTTTTCCGGCATTCGATTTTGCCTTCTTGGCGTGGATCGCACTCGTCCCTCTTTTCCTTGCCATTGCCGAACAACCTTGCGGGCGAGCTTTTGCCCTGGCCTTTCTGGCTGGAGTTGGATTTTTTACGAGTTTATTCGCCTGGATTTTATCGCTGGCGAGCTTCACCGTGCTCGATTTTGTCGCTGGCGGCTTCTATCTGGGCGCGTACATTGGTGCTTTTGGATTCATCTTTGTCTGGTTGTTGCGGCGTACGCGGCTGCCAGCCTGTTTCATTGCTCCTCCGGTGTGGATAGTGATGGAATACCTCCGGGCTCACGTCGGGTTCTTGAGTCTTCCCTGGGGGTTTCTGGGCCATACCCAATACCGTTCGCCTTTGCTCACCCAGATCGCCGCTCTCACGGGAGTGTACGGCGTGTCCTCCCTCGTTGTGACGACCAATGCTGCGCTCAGCGATCTCTTCCTCTTGTGGCGACGCTCTCAACTTGCAGGTTGGAAACCACTACGAAAACAGCTCCTGGCACCGATGGCGATGCTGGGCAGTGTGTGGGGAGTGACGCTGCTGTACGGGTGGTGGACTCTCGCAACGCCCCTGTCAGCGGAAACCCTCAAAGTGACTGTCGTGCAGGGAAATATTTCCCAAGAGCTGAAATGGAAACGGGAATTTCATAAACGTAACCTGGAAGCTTATGTGGAACTGACACGCGAGGCCCATCGCCGCGATCCCGCCGCTTTGACCATCTGGCCAGAGTCCAGTTTTCCAGGCTCTCTGACGAAGGACTGGTCCTTAGCCAGCGTCATCGGAGCGTTGTTAAAAGAAATCAACACGCCTCTTCTGATCGGGAGCCTGGAGCGTCCAGAGAAGGATAGCGAAGGTCGAGGGAATGAGGTCTGGTTTAACAGCGCTTCCTTAGCGGTTCCGCGCAGAGGAATCCCCGGGCAATATCAGAAAATTCACTTGCTTCCTTTTGGCGAGTATTTGCCTTTTGCCGAGCTGTTTCCCTGGCCGGCTCGTTTGCAGGCAGCCAGTCAGATCCGCCCGCTCTTGCCGGGCAAAGACTACACCGTGTTCGACCTTGACGGTCGTCGCTTTAGCGTGCTCATCTGTTGGGAGAATCTTTTTCCAGAACTCGCACGCACATTTGTCGCTGGTGGTGCCGAGTTTCTCGTCAATATGACCAATGAAGCCTGGTTCAGCGATCCGGCGGCTTCCCGTCAGTTCCTCGCGATTAGCGTGTTTCGAGCGGTGGAGAACCGGGTTGCGCTTGTCCGGGCGGCGAACACTGGTGTGTCGAGCTTTATTGACCCCTATGGAAGAGTCCTGGCACGCGTGCAGGATGAGGCCGGGAAGGATCTTTTTGTGGCGGGACATCTCACCCGAGAGGTGCCGCTGATGCACGTCCGCACTTTCTACAACGCGTATGGGGATCTGTGGGTGGGATGCCACGTGGTTGCCCTCGCTGGGCTGTGCTTTTTTGTACGCCCCGAGAGTCGGGTTAGATAA
- a CDS encoding SpoIIE family protein phosphatase, producing the protein MSTNRARQSTAASLPLLLSWSIVGAVVVAICVLGTLCFTNAVQWIDRPFPGFLVNERLVVGNFGRYEWTGAQAGLRYPDKVRKINDTAVASAQEVQAIVQRSSVGEPLRYEIERNGTVIEVSVATMQFGRADFVLTFGLLFFPGAVYLALGLLVFVLKPYTRVSGLFFSTCALLTVYALLSFDIQSAHSAFLGLYLLVFALFPATFVHLSLLFPEQKAVIERRPVVQLLPYVCSLGLFGATDLLYPRPAFALFYQALHLYAILSAGFVVVAMLHAYMTTLSMAAKQRARVIVLGAVLALLLPAVVLYLSFFAGFALPNNFLALPILIFPASIAYAMVKHNLFDIDVFVRRTCGYVLSTGAIVGAYALLLSGLETGLRWSQLSTSPVFSLLFSLGAVFLFSPLHRRMQHFVDRAFYRQQYDYRKTLREVSEAMTGLLDAPLIHQTLLGTVTREMFLENGLLLLPEPARRGYSVYAFAGQEDRALTAVHVDGEDPAVRLLQEQNEALLRYDLDVQSALTPEQEALQHTFEVLASELLLPMKYKDELRGVLSLGRKKSGQMFTLEDLDLLRTVTNQATVALENARLFQEHVEKSRLEEELELARGIQSRMLPKQPPSIAGLAIAAVSLPAREVGGDFYDFLPIDATDHGNGRLGVLVGDVSGKAVSGALVMAASLSVLRVLVEADATVEEVLHRANQRLCRDVQKGMFVALLYAVIDVERQLLAFANAGLTQPILCRATEAAPRYLEADGDTFPLGIVKNSVYRTTQVPLESGDLLVFYSDGVLEAMNAKGELFGFDRLLVSVAEGRRLGPAALLEKLRADVARYVGTAEQHDDVTIVVLKVDDMDAARPEAS; encoded by the coding sequence ATGAGCACAAACCGCGCAAGGCAGTCGACTGCCGCGTCTCTTCCTCTCTTGCTGAGCTGGAGTATTGTCGGCGCGGTAGTCGTGGCCATTTGCGTCCTGGGCACCTTGTGCTTCACCAATGCCGTGCAGTGGATCGATCGACCCTTTCCCGGTTTTCTTGTGAACGAACGCCTTGTCGTCGGTAATTTCGGACGCTACGAGTGGACCGGTGCGCAGGCCGGACTCCGCTATCCCGACAAGGTCAGAAAAATTAACGATACGGCGGTCGCGTCGGCCCAAGAAGTCCAAGCGATTGTCCAACGCTCTTCGGTGGGCGAGCCGCTGCGGTATGAGATCGAAAGGAACGGCACGGTTATCGAGGTGAGCGTAGCGACCATGCAATTCGGTCGGGCGGATTTCGTGCTGACGTTCGGTCTGCTTTTTTTCCCTGGTGCGGTGTATCTCGCGCTCGGCCTCTTGGTGTTCGTGTTGAAACCCTACACGCGGGTGAGTGGGCTCTTTTTCTCGACCTGCGCGCTGTTGACCGTCTACGCTCTGCTCTCGTTCGACATCCAGTCCGCGCACTCGGCGTTTCTCGGCCTCTACCTTTTGGTGTTTGCGCTTTTCCCGGCAACCTTCGTGCATTTGAGTCTGTTGTTCCCCGAGCAGAAGGCCGTAATCGAGCGGCGACCTGTCGTCCAGTTGCTTCCCTATGTGTGTTCGCTTGGGCTCTTTGGCGCGACTGACTTGTTATACCCTCGTCCGGCATTCGCGCTTTTTTACCAAGCGTTACATCTCTATGCGATTCTCAGCGCCGGCTTTGTGGTTGTCGCCATGCTCCATGCCTATATGACCACGCTGTCCATGGCCGCAAAGCAGCGGGCGCGCGTTATCGTCTTAGGCGCGGTGTTGGCGCTGCTGTTGCCGGCAGTGGTGCTGTATCTCTCTTTCTTTGCCGGATTTGCGCTCCCTAATAATTTCTTGGCCCTGCCCATATTGATTTTCCCGGCCTCGATTGCGTATGCCATGGTCAAGCATAACCTGTTCGATATCGATGTGTTCGTGCGTCGTACCTGTGGCTATGTGTTGTCCACCGGCGCCATCGTGGGGGCATATGCCCTGTTGCTCTCGGGGTTGGAGACCGGGTTGCGCTGGTCGCAACTGTCCACTTCCCCGGTTTTCTCTCTGCTCTTCTCCTTGGGCGCGGTGTTTCTGTTCTCTCCTCTTCACCGGCGCATGCAGCATTTCGTAGATCGCGCTTTCTATCGCCAGCAGTACGATTATCGCAAGACCTTGCGCGAGGTGAGCGAAGCGATGACCGGCTTGCTGGATGCGCCGCTGATCCACCAAACCTTGTTGGGGACGGTGACGCGGGAGATGTTTTTGGAAAATGGTTTATTGCTGTTGCCCGAGCCGGCGCGCCGGGGCTATAGCGTGTATGCCTTCGCCGGCCAGGAAGACCGTGCGTTGACTGCCGTGCATGTAGACGGCGAGGACCCAGCCGTGCGTCTCCTGCAAGAACAGAACGAGGCGCTGCTGCGCTACGATTTGGATGTACAGTCTGCATTGACGCCGGAACAAGAGGCGCTCCAGCATACCTTCGAGGTGTTGGCGTCCGAGCTGCTGTTGCCGATGAAGTACAAAGACGAGCTGCGCGGCGTGCTCTCTCTGGGGCGGAAAAAGTCAGGGCAGATGTTTACCTTGGAAGATCTCGACCTGCTCCGCACCGTGACCAATCAAGCCACAGTAGCGCTGGAGAACGCTCGATTGTTCCAAGAGCATGTGGAAAAGAGTCGCCTGGAAGAAGAACTCGAACTGGCGCGCGGCATTCAAAGCCGCATGTTGCCGAAACAGCCACCCAGCATTGCCGGGTTGGCGATTGCCGCCGTGTCGCTGCCGGCGCGCGAAGTGGGCGGCGATTTCTACGATTTCCTGCCGATTGACGCCACCGACCATGGCAACGGACGCCTGGGCGTGTTGGTGGGAGACGTGTCGGGAAAGGCGGTGTCCGGTGCGCTGGTAATGGCGGCCTCGCTCAGCGTGCTGCGAGTGTTGGTCGAGGCCGACGCGACGGTGGAAGAGGTCCTGCATCGTGCCAATCAGCGCCTGTGTCGCGATGTGCAAAAAGGCATGTTCGTGGCGTTACTCTATGCCGTGATCGATGTAGAACGGCAACTGCTTGCGTTCGCCAACGCCGGGTTGACCCAGCCGATTCTCTGTCGAGCGACCGAAGCGGCACCGCGCTACCTGGAAGCCGACGGGGATACGTTTCCGTTGGGGATCGTGAAAAACAGTGTCTACCGAACGACGCAGGTGCCGCTGGAATCCGGCGATCTGTTGGTCTTTTATTCCGATGGGGTTTTAGAAGCGATGAACGCCAAAGGAGAACTGTTCGGTTTCGATCGTCTGTTAGTGTCCGTTGCCGAGGGCAGACGGTTAGGGCCAGCAGCTCTGTTAGAGAAATTGCGCGCGGACGTAGCCCGCTATGTCGGCACGGCGGAGCAACACGATGACGTGACGATTGTCGTGCTGAAAGTCGATGACATGGACGCGGCTCGGCCAGAGGCGAGCTGA
- a CDS encoding ATP-binding protein — protein sequence MPGEKKLELHVPSVLGFEKVAMDFAASVAKMMHFPEERIENLKTAVAEACINAIEHGNKLDAATSVGVTLTIEPSKLSVDVQDQGSGIAQPPSPNIAEKIAGKDKTRGWGMFLIQSLMDEVKFESAPEGGGVVRMVIHLERD from the coding sequence ATGCCCGGAGAAAAAAAGCTGGAACTCCACGTTCCGAGCGTGCTCGGTTTCGAGAAGGTGGCGATGGACTTCGCGGCTTCGGTCGCCAAGATGATGCACTTCCCGGAAGAGCGCATCGAGAACCTGAAGACCGCCGTGGCCGAAGCCTGCATCAATGCGATCGAACACGGCAATAAACTGGACGCGGCCACGAGTGTCGGCGTGACGTTGACCATCGAACCCTCTAAACTCTCGGTGGATGTCCAAGACCAAGGGAGCGGGATTGCTCAGCCGCCGTCGCCGAACATCGCGGAGAAAATCGCTGGCAAGGACAAAACCCGGGGCTGGGGCATGTTCCTGATCCAAAGTTTAATGGACGAGGTCAAGTTCGAGTCGGCACCAGAGGGGGGTGGAGTCGTGAGAATGGTTATCCACCTCGAACGCGACTGA
- a CDS encoding STAS domain-containing protein has translation MNQALEVAVRKKGEVVLIDIKGDVTAVTGEHIEQAYQQACSEGTSKVLLCFDGGGYINSGGIAIIIGIAADGKETERVIRITGLSPHFQKIFGMVGLTKYAEIFPSEQAALAQF, from the coding sequence ATGAATCAAGCGCTGGAAGTCGCCGTGAGAAAAAAAGGCGAGGTTGTCCTTATCGACATCAAAGGAGATGTGACCGCCGTGACTGGTGAACACATTGAGCAGGCGTACCAGCAGGCGTGTAGCGAGGGGACGAGCAAAGTGCTGCTCTGTTTCGATGGCGGCGGTTATATCAACAGCGGAGGGATCGCGATTATTATCGGCATTGCCGCCGATGGGAAAGAAACCGAGCGTGTCATTCGCATTACCGGCCTCTCGCCTCATTTTCAGAAAATTTTCGGCATGGTGGGATTAACCAAATACGCGGAGATTTTTCCTTCGGAGCAGGCTGCACTTGCGCAGTTCTAA